The Streptomyces sp. NBC_01244 genome has a segment encoding these proteins:
- a CDS encoding aminotransferase family protein gives MTPSDLSSAPLGGRDRTWHPWSPIQQTQRLMLVSGRGCHVRDDHGRNYLDLRAGTLNATVGYGHPAVVEAMRDQASRLMTWDLAEVSTPPARQLADRIADLLPEPLEFTLFCNSGSEATEAAVKIARMWHRLQGRPERTVVMSFADGYHGATTAGIAATASPFRREGAGPLPEGYAHLATPRCAACAAGETHDGCRVPGAVEWEEQILAVGPQSVAAVLVEPILSVGGVIVPAAGELAALRAVCDRYGILLIADEVATGFGRTGRMFGFEHDLGAAGAAPDIITTAKGLTGGYAPLAAVTVRADIYADFARDPLLGGLRHGHTTGGHATACAAALAVLNIVEHDKLVLAAAARGTQLLDALAPLKQQHVVRDVRGLGLLIGVEMASMELAVLVARAAQEQGVLIRAFGPVLTVAPPLIISEAEAEDGARTLTQAISNVSAGGAR, from the coding sequence GTGACCCCTTCCGATCTGTCGTCCGCCCCGCTCGGCGGCCGCGACCGCACATGGCACCCCTGGAGCCCGATCCAGCAGACGCAGCGGCTGATGCTGGTCTCCGGCCGCGGCTGCCACGTCCGGGACGACCACGGCCGTAACTATCTCGACCTGCGGGCGGGCACCTTGAACGCCACCGTGGGCTACGGCCACCCGGCGGTGGTCGAAGCGATGCGCGACCAGGCGAGCCGGCTGATGACCTGGGACCTCGCCGAGGTGTCCACGCCTCCGGCGCGACAGCTGGCCGACCGGATCGCGGACCTGCTGCCTGAGCCGCTGGAGTTCACCCTGTTCTGCAACTCGGGGTCGGAGGCGACCGAGGCTGCGGTGAAGATCGCCCGGATGTGGCACCGCCTTCAGGGGCGCCCGGAGCGGACCGTGGTGATGTCCTTCGCCGACGGCTACCACGGGGCGACGACCGCGGGCATCGCTGCGACGGCCTCGCCGTTCCGGCGGGAGGGCGCCGGGCCTCTGCCCGAGGGGTACGCCCACCTGGCCACCCCGCGCTGTGCGGCGTGCGCGGCTGGCGAGACCCACGACGGGTGCCGGGTCCCCGGGGCCGTCGAGTGGGAGGAGCAGATCCTGGCCGTCGGCCCGCAGTCGGTCGCCGCGGTACTGGTCGAGCCGATCCTCAGCGTGGGCGGGGTCATCGTCCCTGCGGCCGGGGAGTTGGCCGCGCTGCGCGCCGTGTGCGACCGCTACGGGATCCTGCTGATCGCGGACGAGGTTGCGACCGGGTTCGGCCGCACGGGCCGCATGTTCGGCTTCGAGCACGACCTCGGCGCCGCCGGTGCGGCTCCGGACATCATCACCACGGCCAAGGGCCTGACCGGCGGGTACGCGCCGCTGGCCGCCGTGACGGTGCGCGCAGACATCTACGCGGACTTCGCCCGCGACCCGCTGCTGGGCGGACTGCGGCACGGCCACACCACGGGCGGGCATGCGACGGCCTGCGCCGCGGCCCTTGCTGTCCTGAACATCGTCGAGCACGACAAGCTCGTCCTGGCCGCGGCCGCGCGCGGCACGCAGCTCCTGGACGCGCTGGCTCCGCTGAAGCAGCAGCATGTGGTGCGGGACGTGCGGGGCCTGGGCCTGCTGATCGGCGTCGAGATGGCCTCGATGGAGCTGGCCGTACTGGTCGCCCGTGCCGCGCAGGAGCAGGGCGTCCTGATCCGGGCCTTCGGTCCGGTCCTGACCGTAGCCCCTCCACTGATCATCAGCGAGGCGGAGGCCGAGGACGGCGCGCGCACGCTGACGCAGGCGATCTCCAACGTGAGTGCGGGCGGTGCACGATGA
- a CDS encoding HAD-IA family hydrolase has translation MTSPIRGLLVDVDGVLRLWPRRSAIKAALDCGLPEQAVRRVAYDGGFDLAHHGVWSHEQWVDQVTTRLTEEFGAAGKRAAELWAADRGDADPAMADLLRRARAAGLVICALTNNTTVVAADLELHGLADVFDHVANSAEIRVTKPAPGAYEAALALMDLPAGQVAFTDDSRANVTAALHVGLHAHHYTRAEEFERFLADLGITLPPAAGQPAARVAGVPAGTAPPAGHAEADEATTVATRYLATGLPPAVLADRLAAHDPALTVVPLGPDALATVNAAGTLTTWRLLPHSADPRAAAGHVDAWAEAAGDVDAEHLPPWLPATRAAAAGRADDLLHHTGWALYQLAAADAGGDPLAAATHLDTVRQHLTVLATLLLRHQKAPWPGATASRYLTPTIREALTASLRADPTARAGLAAGLRPLLGLLRHLRQMTQLVLDTTSAWPWPHTAASLAPLLDGPPDLTAQALEDPLYTPALAAVYDRHRPLAQPMADALRIWAATELSGCDVVELGAGTGRITRQLAGPGPASYRAIEPSIAMAAHLRNAHLAGVEVVEADALLLPLPALGADVVVEHEALQFAADPLLAADEALRVLRPGGRLVRLLLHPTGPHPLAGIDAAYRQAAFADGPRPLFFGKGTDQRITAHLAARGRPTQNRTLAEFIQHRTVEQALAALADRAWPYQHQLTDPAHQDGMAAARQEAARLPKSVSVPYVLRALITPADQEDR, from the coding sequence ATGACCTCGCCGATCCGTGGACTGCTCGTCGACGTCGACGGTGTCTTGAGGCTGTGGCCGCGGCGCAGCGCGATCAAGGCCGCCCTGGACTGCGGCCTGCCCGAGCAGGCCGTCCGCCGGGTCGCCTACGACGGCGGCTTCGACCTGGCGCACCACGGCGTGTGGAGCCACGAGCAGTGGGTGGACCAGGTCACCACGCGCCTGACGGAGGAGTTCGGCGCGGCCGGGAAGCGGGCCGCGGAGCTGTGGGCGGCCGACCGCGGGGATGCCGATCCGGCGATGGCCGACCTGCTGCGGCGGGCCCGGGCGGCCGGGCTGGTCATCTGCGCCCTCACCAACAACACCACCGTCGTCGCAGCCGATCTGGAGCTGCACGGGCTCGCCGACGTGTTCGACCACGTCGCCAACTCCGCGGAGATCCGGGTGACCAAGCCCGCCCCCGGCGCCTACGAGGCGGCGCTGGCGCTGATGGACCTGCCGGCCGGGCAGGTCGCCTTCACCGACGACAGCCGGGCCAACGTCACCGCCGCCCTCCACGTGGGACTGCACGCCCACCACTACACCCGCGCCGAGGAGTTCGAACGGTTCCTCGCCGACCTCGGCATCACCCTCCCCCCGGCGGCCGGCCAGCCTGCGGCCCGGGTCGCGGGCGTGCCCGCCGGGACGGCGCCGCCCGCCGGCCACGCGGAAGCCGATGAGGCGACCACGGTGGCGACCCGCTACCTGGCCACCGGCCTGCCCCCGGCGGTGCTCGCCGACCGCCTGGCCGCGCACGACCCGGCCCTCACCGTGGTGCCGCTCGGCCCTGACGCCCTCGCCACCGTAAACGCCGCCGGAACCCTGACCACCTGGCGGCTGCTCCCGCACAGCGCGGACCCCAGGGCTGCCGCCGGACACGTGGACGCCTGGGCGGAAGCGGCCGGTGACGTGGACGCCGAACACCTGCCGCCCTGGCTTCCCGCCACCCGTGCGGCGGCCGCCGGACGCGCCGACGACCTGCTCCACCACACCGGCTGGGCCCTTTACCAGCTCGCCGCCGCCGACGCCGGCGGTGACCCGCTGGCCGCCGCGACCCATCTGGATACCGTCCGCCAGCACCTCACCGTGCTGGCCACCCTCCTCTTGCGGCACCAGAAGGCGCCCTGGCCCGGCGCCACGGCCTCCCGCTACCTCACCCCGACCATCCGCGAGGCACTGACCGCCTCGCTGCGCGCGGACCCCACCGCCCGAGCCGGGCTCGCCGCCGGCCTCCGGCCGCTGCTCGGTCTCCTGCGCCACCTGCGGCAGATGACCCAGCTCGTCCTGGACACCACCAGCGCCTGGCCGTGGCCGCACACCGCGGCCTCGCTCGCCCCGCTGCTCGACGGGCCCCCGGACCTGACCGCCCAGGCCCTCGAAGACCCCCTCTACACACCAGCCCTGGCCGCGGTATACGACCGGCACCGCCCCCTGGCACAGCCCATGGCCGACGCCCTTCGCATCTGGGCCGCGACGGAGCTGTCTGGGTGCGATGTCGTGGAGCTGGGCGCGGGGACCGGGCGGATCACCCGGCAGCTCGCCGGGCCGGGACCCGCGTCCTACCGGGCCATCGAACCGTCCATCGCCATGGCCGCCCACCTGCGCAACGCACACCTTGCGGGCGTCGAGGTCGTCGAGGCCGACGCGCTGCTGCTCCCCCTGCCCGCGCTCGGCGCCGACGTCGTCGTCGAGCACGAGGCACTCCAGTTCGCCGCCGATCCGCTGCTCGCCGCCGACGAGGCGCTGCGCGTCCTTCGTCCGGGCGGCCGCCTCGTCCGGCTACTGCTGCACCCGACCGGTCCGCACCCGCTCGCCGGCATCGACGCCGCCTACCGGCAGGCGGCGTTCGCCGACGGCCCGCGCCCGCTGTTCTTCGGCAAGGGCACCGACCAGCGCATCACCGCCCACCTCGCCGCCCGCGGGCGACCCACCCAGAACCGGACGCTGGCGGAGTTCATCCAGCACCGCACCGTCGAGCAGGCTCTTGCCGCGCTCGCGGACCGGGCCTGGCCCTACCAGCACCAGCTCACCGACCCCGCCCACCAGGACGGCATGGCGGCCGCCCGGCAGGAAGCCGCCCGCCTGCCCAAGAGCGTGTCCGTTCCCTACGTACTACGCGCCCTGATCACGCCCGCTGACCAGGAGGACCGCTGA
- a CDS encoding non-ribosomal peptide synthetase → MTALTDLLTSTADQFPDRIALADDQSELTYAELAAAARHTAARLRAADPAAGPVLLALPPGTAWVTALLGAWHAGSPAVPLDVTHPAPRLRQIASGCRATTILTSDGNAPAWADGLTALAPATRPAPSGIVMLEGCADEERAACIWHTSGSTGAPKPVQVPHRAVAARATVLPLWSGLTHTDRIAQLTALTFDAVLWEVLGALTTGARLQIAAPSARVPGPALPRFLAAHRITAFTGTPTYLAAAPFADLPRLRRIVLGGEALHPGPLAKWIGRYDVANAYGPTETCVDAIVNEHLHPDEDPVPIGRPLPGVRAWVLDELQQPVPAGQAGELYLGGQGLATGYLNRPEETAHAFLRLRLPGSDGEDRVYRTGDRVRQLPDGRYVFLGRADGQLNLGGVRLEPTEVERAATKVPGVRAAVLLTDKGTSGRDRLVLYVETDDTGLPARLRAQLAGQLPPSAVPALIVARPSLPWTSSGKIDRRALTDPAAEPAASTPRLLGPTLPEDVAGWWQEQTGTPAADADDFFVAGGDSLGALLLLQRINGAHGTEITLDRFYADPTTRFLSTVLSPGRTS, encoded by the coding sequence ATGACGGCCCTGACCGACCTGCTCACCTCGACCGCCGACCAGTTCCCGGACCGCATCGCCCTCGCCGACGACCAGAGCGAACTCACCTACGCCGAGCTCGCCGCAGCCGCCCGGCACACCGCGGCCCGCCTGCGGGCCGCGGACCCCGCCGCCGGCCCGGTCCTGCTGGCGCTCCCCCCGGGCACCGCCTGGGTGACCGCTCTCCTGGGGGCGTGGCACGCCGGCAGCCCGGCCGTCCCCCTCGACGTGACGCACCCGGCCCCACGGCTGCGCCAGATCGCGTCCGGCTGCCGGGCCACCACCATCCTCACCTCCGACGGCAACGCGCCCGCGTGGGCCGACGGCCTCACCGCGCTCGCCCCGGCCACCCGCCCCGCACCGTCCGGCATCGTGATGCTGGAAGGGTGCGCGGACGAGGAGCGGGCCGCCTGCATCTGGCACACCAGCGGCAGCACCGGCGCCCCCAAGCCCGTCCAGGTTCCTCACCGCGCGGTCGCCGCCCGCGCGACGGTACTGCCGCTCTGGTCCGGCCTCACGCACACCGACCGGATCGCCCAGCTGACCGCCCTCACCTTCGACGCCGTGCTGTGGGAAGTCCTCGGCGCGCTCACGACCGGGGCCCGGCTCCAGATCGCCGCGCCGTCCGCCCGTGTCCCCGGCCCGGCCCTGCCCCGCTTCCTGGCCGCCCACCGCATCACCGCGTTCACCGGCACCCCGACCTACCTGGCCGCCGCCCCCTTCGCCGACCTGCCCCGCCTGCGCCGCATCGTGCTCGGCGGCGAAGCACTCCACCCGGGCCCGCTGGCGAAGTGGATCGGCCGCTACGACGTGGCCAACGCCTACGGCCCCACCGAGACCTGCGTGGACGCCATCGTCAACGAGCACCTCCACCCGGACGAGGACCCCGTCCCCATCGGCCGACCGCTGCCCGGTGTGCGCGCCTGGGTCCTCGACGAGCTCCAGCAGCCGGTACCGGCCGGACAGGCCGGGGAGCTCTACCTCGGGGGCCAGGGCCTGGCCACCGGCTACCTGAACCGGCCCGAGGAGACCGCCCACGCCTTCCTCCGCCTCCGCCTGCCCGGCTCGGACGGTGAGGACCGGGTCTACCGCACCGGGGACCGAGTGCGGCAGCTTCCCGACGGCCGGTACGTCTTCCTCGGTCGCGCCGACGGCCAGCTCAACCTCGGCGGTGTCCGCCTCGAGCCCACCGAGGTCGAACGAGCCGCCACGAAGGTGCCGGGCGTACGGGCCGCCGTGCTGCTGACCGACAAGGGGACCAGCGGCCGGGACCGGCTCGTCCTGTACGTGGAAACGGACGACACCGGCCTGCCGGCCCGGCTGCGTGCGCAGTTGGCGGGCCAGCTGCCGCCCTCGGCCGTCCCGGCACTCATCGTCGCGCGCCCGTCCCTGCCCTGGACCTCCTCCGGGAAGATCGACCGCCGCGCCCTCACCGACCCCGCCGCCGAACCTGCCGCATCGACCCCGCGGTTGCTGGGGCCGACGCTGCCGGAGGACGTCGCGGGCTGGTGGCAGGAGCAGACGGGCACCCCGGCCGCCGACGCCGACGACTTCTTCGTCGCCGGCGGCGACTCCCTCGGGGCCCTGCTCCTGCTCCAGCGGATCAACGGTGCGCACGGCACGGAGATCACCCTCGACCGGTTCTACGCCGACCCCACCACCCGGTTCCTCAGCACCGTGTTGTCCCCTGGGAGGACGTCATGA
- a CDS encoding TauD/TfdA family dioxygenase has protein sequence MPTPLITRTATDVRQMPAFSTTPAPPIEATAWNLPDTTVRQLVADSYQRRGYAIVHVPGVVPCAEDLRKLSAALQLGEVFTPPLYTASSHTTASGVSQLTAASGGDHPFQDRAGQNIHCDGTLQALGQIRTTIMLCVSAAANGGVSYLVNLVDAYADLRRVDPEAAEQLAHATALVRTSTFASGHSTAGPAFARENGGSWTTRYSRTATDSYHPTAGGEAAMERALAFLDAAAQAGSAFRSEFTLRAGQALVLANDRLGHGRTPFHDDPSAPRLLLRALFTLRPLA, from the coding sequence ATGCCCACCCCGCTCATCACCCGGACCGCCACCGATGTCCGGCAGATGCCCGCCTTCTCCACCACCCCCGCCCCGCCGATCGAGGCCACCGCCTGGAACCTGCCGGACACCACCGTGCGGCAGCTCGTCGCCGACAGCTACCAGCGCCGCGGGTACGCCATCGTGCACGTGCCCGGTGTCGTGCCCTGCGCCGAGGACCTGCGGAAGCTGTCCGCCGCGCTGCAGCTGGGCGAGGTGTTCACCCCGCCTCTGTACACCGCGAGCAGCCACACCACCGCCTCCGGCGTCAGCCAGCTCACCGCGGCGTCCGGAGGCGACCACCCCTTCCAGGACCGGGCCGGACAGAACATCCACTGCGACGGCACGCTCCAGGCCCTCGGCCAGATCCGCACCACGATCATGCTGTGCGTGAGCGCGGCGGCCAACGGCGGCGTCTCCTACCTGGTCAACCTCGTGGACGCCTACGCCGACCTGCGCCGCGTGGACCCGGAGGCCGCCGAGCAGCTCGCCCACGCGACCGCCCTCGTGCGGACCTCCACGTTCGCCTCCGGGCACTCCACGGCAGGGCCGGCCTTCGCCCGGGAGAACGGCGGTTCCTGGACCACCCGCTACAGCCGGACGGCCACCGACTCCTACCACCCCACCGCCGGTGGTGAGGCCGCCATGGAGCGGGCCCTGGCGTTCCTCGACGCCGCGGCCCAGGCGGGCAGCGCCTTCCGCAGCGAGTTCACCCTCAGGGCGGGCCAGGCCCTGGTCCTGGCCAACGACCGCCTGGGGCACGGCCGTACTCCGTTCCATGACGACCCGAGCGCCCCGCGCCTGCTGCTGCGCGCCCTGTTCACCCTCCGCCCGCTCGCGTGA